From Variovorax sp. PMC12, the proteins below share one genomic window:
- a CDS encoding VOC family protein: MTAATTRPFKVLGIQQIAIGGPDKLRLQKLWVDMLGLEVTGTFKSERENVDEDICAMGVGPFKVEVDLMQPLDPEKKPAVHTTPLNHVGLWIDDLPKAVEWLTAQGVRFAPGGIRKGAAGFDICFLHPKANDEFPIAGEGVLIEMVQAPPEVVAAFSALAATR; the protein is encoded by the coding sequence ATGACCGCCGCCACCACCCGCCCCTTCAAGGTGCTGGGCATCCAGCAGATCGCCATCGGCGGCCCCGACAAGCTGCGGCTGCAGAAGCTGTGGGTCGACATGCTGGGGCTCGAAGTCACGGGCACGTTCAAGAGCGAACGCGAGAACGTGGATGAAGACATCTGCGCGATGGGCGTGGGCCCGTTCAAGGTCGAGGTCGACCTGATGCAGCCGCTCGATCCGGAGAAGAAGCCTGCCGTGCACACCACGCCGCTGAACCATGTGGGCCTGTGGATCGACGACCTGCCCAAGGCCGTCGAGTGGCTGACGGCGCAGGGCGTGCGCTTTGCGCCCGGCGGCATCCGCAAGGGCGCGGCCGGCTTCGACATCTGCTTTCTTCACCCGAAGGCGAACGACGAGTTCCCGATCGCGGGCGAAGGCGTGCTGATCGAGATGGTGCAGGCGCCGCCTGAAGTGGTGGCGGCTTTCAGCGCGCTCGCAGCTACGCGTTGA
- the bioB gene encoding biotin synthase BioB, which produces MGANDLQQAITLHRPAKAAAPRAEGRWSVEAIQALLDKPLMDLLFEAQTVHRKHFPEGDIELATLLSVKTGGCPENCGYCPQSAEFDTGVKAQKLMEVDEVVRAAQAAKDAGATRFCMGAAWRAPKDRDVEKVAVLVEAVKGLGMQTCATLGMLEPHHAHQLKAAGLDYYNHNLDTAPEYYTDVVDTRTYQDRLDTLANVRSAGISVCCGGIVGMGEQPVHRAGLIAQLANLNPYPESVPINSLVRVPGTPLADSDPVDPFDFVRMIAVARITMPTARVRLSAGRQQMGDAVQALCFMAGANSIFYGDKLLVTGNPDVEADTVLLRKLGLNARQVQEQASESCAA; this is translated from the coding sequence ATGGGTGCCAACGACTTGCAACAGGCGATCACGCTGCACCGGCCCGCGAAGGCCGCTGCCCCCAGGGCCGAGGGCCGGTGGTCCGTCGAGGCGATCCAGGCGCTGCTCGACAAGCCGCTGATGGACCTGCTGTTCGAGGCGCAGACCGTGCACCGCAAGCATTTCCCCGAAGGCGACATCGAGCTGGCCACGCTGCTGTCGGTCAAGACCGGTGGCTGTCCGGAGAACTGCGGCTACTGCCCGCAGTCGGCCGAGTTCGATACCGGCGTGAAGGCGCAAAAGCTCATGGAGGTCGACGAGGTGGTGCGCGCCGCGCAGGCCGCCAAGGACGCCGGCGCCACGCGCTTCTGCATGGGCGCCGCATGGCGAGCGCCCAAGGACCGCGACGTGGAGAAGGTGGCCGTGCTGGTAGAGGCGGTGAAGGGCCTGGGCATGCAGACCTGCGCCACGCTCGGCATGCTGGAGCCGCACCATGCGCACCAGCTCAAGGCCGCCGGCCTCGACTACTACAACCACAACCTCGACACCGCGCCCGAGTACTACACCGACGTGGTCGACACGCGAACCTACCAGGACCGGCTCGACACGCTGGCCAACGTGCGCAGCGCGGGCATCAGCGTGTGCTGCGGCGGCATCGTGGGCATGGGCGAGCAGCCGGTGCACCGCGCGGGGCTGATCGCTCAGCTGGCCAACCTGAACCCGTACCCGGAATCGGTGCCGATCAACAGCTTGGTGCGCGTGCCTGGCACGCCGCTGGCGGACTCGGACCCGGTCGACCCATTCGACTTCGTGCGCATGATCGCGGTCGCGCGCATCACCATGCCCACCGCGCGCGTGCGTCTGTCGGCCGGGCGCCAGCAGATGGGCGACGCGGTGCAGGCGCTGTGCTTCATGGCGGGCGCGAACTCGATCTTCTATGGCGACAAGCTGCTGGTCACCGGCAACCCCGACGTGGAAGCCGACACGGTGCTGCTGCGCAAGCTCGGGCTCAACGCGCGGCAGGTCCAGGAACAGGCTTCCGAAAGCTGCGCCGCATGA
- a CDS encoding GNAT family N-acetyltransferase, whose protein sequence is MGDLLSRLSLQPVDSSDFEAMLALRIDAMRPSLERVGRFDAARSRERLSAGFVVPYMHHIVLDGDQRIGFVTLKPEDSDALRLDHLYLRSGFQGLGIGEWVLEWAKSQARAQRLDIKLTALMKSDANRFYLRHGFVLEGEEGVDLHYRWRVASEAVC, encoded by the coding sequence GTGGGCGATCTCTTGTCGCGGCTGTCGCTGCAGCCGGTGGATTCCAGCGATTTCGAAGCCATGCTGGCCCTGCGCATCGACGCGATGCGCCCGAGCCTGGAGCGCGTGGGCCGTTTCGACGCGGCACGCTCGCGCGAGCGCCTGAGCGCGGGCTTCGTCGTGCCGTACATGCACCACATCGTGCTCGATGGCGACCAGCGCATCGGCTTCGTCACGCTCAAGCCGGAGGACAGCGATGCGCTGCGCCTCGACCATCTCTACTTGCGTTCCGGCTTCCAGGGCCTGGGCATCGGGGAATGGGTGCTGGAATGGGCCAAGTCGCAGGCGCGCGCGCAGCGGCTGGACATCAAGCTCACCGCGCTCATGAAGAGCGACGCCAACCGCTTCTACCTGCGGCACGGCTTCGTGCTCGAAGGCGAGGAGGGCGTCGACCTGCACTACCGCTGGCGCGTGGCGTCGGAGGCGGTGTGCTGA
- a CDS encoding RnfABCDGE type electron transport complex subunit B, producing the protein MNGLAARINDALPQTQCTRCGYPDCASYAQAVADGEAGINQCPPGGAEGIDRLARLTGRAPLPLDPECGVEGPRAMAVIDEAWCIGCTLCLDACPTDAIVGVNKRMHTVIEAHCTGCELCIPVCPVDCISLEVETPGRTGWQAWSAEQAASARRRYEVHGKHRNTDARLAETAPKAETPQDAGARKRAIVEAALARARAASQQRPPAAKP; encoded by the coding sequence GTGAACGGGCTCGCCGCACGCATCAACGACGCACTGCCCCAAACGCAGTGCACACGTTGCGGCTACCCGGATTGCGCAAGCTATGCCCAGGCCGTGGCCGACGGCGAAGCCGGCATCAACCAGTGCCCGCCCGGCGGTGCCGAAGGCATCGACCGGCTCGCACGACTCACCGGCCGAGCGCCGCTGCCGCTCGACCCCGAATGCGGGGTTGAAGGCCCGCGCGCCATGGCCGTCATCGACGAGGCCTGGTGCATCGGCTGCACGCTCTGCCTCGATGCCTGCCCCACCGACGCGATCGTCGGCGTCAACAAGCGCATGCACACGGTGATCGAGGCCCACTGCACGGGCTGCGAGCTGTGCATTCCGGTCTGCCCCGTCGACTGCATCTCGCTCGAGGTCGAAACACCCGGCCGCACCGGCTGGCAAGCATGGTCTGCCGAGCAGGCCGCGAGCGCACGGCGCCGCTACGAAGTGCACGGCAAGCACCGCAACACCGATGCGCGCCTTGCCGAGACGGCGCCCAAGGCCGAAACTCCGCAAGACGCTGGTGCACGCAAGCGCGCCATCGTCGAAGCCGCACTGGCGCGTGCCCGCGCCGCCTCGCAACAACGCCCACCAGCCGCCAAACCATGA
- a CDS encoding LysE family translocator, producing the protein MTLDTLLIYIVASLALALIPGPTMLLALSNGIEGGMRRASWGIAGASLGSITLIAVVALGLGSLLATSEWLFNAIRVAGVAYLVWLGVKLWRSETTDLRTALAKSPLEVRPQGRVALLRSLMVALSNPKTVLFFAAFLPQFVDIAKPQGPQYLLLGAVFVALDTCVMLAYAGAGTQAVRFLSQRGLKAMNRGCAAGMWLLAATLAVWRRPGA; encoded by the coding sequence ATGACGCTCGACACCCTGCTCATCTACATCGTCGCTTCGCTCGCGCTGGCCCTCATCCCGGGGCCGACGATGCTGCTGGCGCTGTCCAACGGCATCGAGGGCGGCATGCGCCGCGCGAGCTGGGGCATTGCGGGTGCGTCGCTGGGCAGCATCACGCTGATCGCGGTCGTCGCCCTGGGACTGGGCTCGCTGCTGGCGACTTCGGAATGGCTCTTCAATGCGATCCGTGTCGCAGGCGTGGCCTACCTCGTGTGGCTGGGCGTCAAGCTGTGGCGCAGCGAAACCACCGACCTGCGCACCGCGCTGGCCAAGTCGCCGCTCGAAGTCCGTCCGCAGGGCCGTGTCGCGCTGCTGCGCAGCCTCATGGTGGCGCTGTCGAATCCGAAGACAGTGCTGTTCTTTGCAGCCTTCCTGCCGCAGTTCGTCGACATCGCGAAGCCGCAGGGCCCGCAGTACCTGCTGCTGGGCGCCGTTTTCGTCGCTCTCGACACCTGCGTGATGCTGGCCTATGCCGGCGCCGGCACGCAGGCCGTACGCTTTCTCTCGCAGCGCGGCCTCAAGGCAATGAACCGCGGTTGTGCGGCCGGCATGTGGCTGTTGGCCGCTACCCTTGCCGTGTGGCGCCGCCCCGGCGCTTGA
- a CDS encoding EamA family transporter — MSTLASPAKPASAGRPGLPPLLWLCLAATWVVWGSTYLAIKYALVSFPPFLQMGSRFLCAGVLLIVWMRWRGAPWPSPVQLRNAFVVGALMLGGGMGGTASAEVSIGSGLVVAFIAVIPLLIALLNLIWGVRPSRLEAAGIALGLVGVLMLTQGSGFRSSPEGLLAICIACCCWSLGSVLSQRGLPLAPGAMGFASEMLCGGVVLMGLAAVSGETVVWPLQAEAVAAWIYLVVFGSLIAFNAYMVLLAKAPAALASSYTFVNPVIAMLLGVWIGGETVTRFEWYAVGVVLAGVLLLLFKRRGGATRQG, encoded by the coding sequence ATGTCCACCCTCGCTTCTCCAGCCAAGCCCGCGTCTGCAGGGCGCCCTGGCTTGCCGCCGCTGCTGTGGCTGTGCCTCGCCGCCACCTGGGTGGTCTGGGGCTCGACCTACCTCGCGATCAAGTACGCGCTCGTGAGCTTTCCGCCGTTCCTGCAGATGGGCTCGCGCTTCCTGTGCGCGGGCGTGCTGCTCATCGTGTGGATGCGCTGGCGCGGGGCGCCATGGCCGTCGCCGGTGCAATTGCGCAATGCGTTTGTCGTGGGGGCGCTGATGCTGGGCGGCGGCATGGGCGGTACGGCCAGCGCCGAGGTGTCGATCGGCTCTGGGCTGGTCGTCGCGTTCATCGCGGTGATTCCGCTGCTCATCGCGCTGCTCAACCTGATCTGGGGCGTGAGGCCGTCGCGGCTGGAGGCCGCGGGCATTGCGCTCGGGCTCGTCGGCGTGCTGATGCTGACGCAGGGCAGCGGCTTCCGGTCTTCGCCCGAAGGCTTGCTGGCGATCTGCATCGCATGCTGCTGCTGGTCGCTCGGCAGTGTGCTGAGCCAGCGCGGCCTGCCGCTGGCGCCCGGTGCGATGGGCTTCGCAAGCGAGATGCTGTGCGGCGGCGTGGTGCTGATGGGCCTGGCCGCTGTGTCGGGTGAAACGGTGGTCTGGCCGTTGCAGGCCGAGGCGGTGGCGGCGTGGATCTACCTCGTGGTGTTCGGCTCGCTGATCGCCTTCAACGCCTACATGGTGCTGCTCGCGAAGGCCCCGGCCGCGCTGGCGTCCAGCTATACCTTCGTGAACCCGGTGATCGCGATGCTGCTGGGCGTGTGGATCGGCGGCGAGACTGTGACGCGCTTCGAGTGGTACGCGGTGGGCGTAGTGCTGGCGGGCGTGCTGTTGCTGCTCTTCAAGCGCCGGGGCGGCGCCACACGGCAAGGGTAG
- a CDS encoding Lrp/AsnC family transcriptional regulator — translation MNFALNPSLDAHDTRILAELQNDARLTMAELGRRVHLSQPAVTERVKKLEAAGVISGYRATVNLGKLGYGIRAIIRVGRADYARVVELVQQTPECVNAYNVTGEDSWILEIAVIDVSHLDAVVTKFCILTETATSIILNPAREHQAMLPPRSSDVKPPIKKVLNA, via the coding sequence ATGAACTTCGCCTTGAACCCCTCACTGGATGCGCACGACACCCGCATCCTGGCCGAACTGCAGAACGATGCGCGGCTGACCATGGCCGAACTCGGCCGCCGCGTGCACCTGAGCCAGCCCGCGGTGACCGAGCGCGTGAAGAAGCTGGAGGCCGCGGGCGTCATCAGCGGCTACCGTGCCACCGTGAACCTGGGCAAGCTGGGCTACGGCATCCGCGCCATCATCCGCGTGGGCCGCGCCGACTACGCACGCGTGGTCGAGCTGGTGCAGCAGACGCCCGAATGCGTCAATGCCTACAACGTGACCGGGGAAGACAGCTGGATCCTGGAGATCGCGGTGATCGACGTGAGCCACCTCGATGCGGTGGTCACCAAGTTCTGCATCCTCACCGAGACCGCCACCTCGATCATCCTGAACCCGGCGCGAGAGCACCAGGCGATGCTGCCGCCCAGGAGCTCGGACGTGAAGCCGCCGATCAAGAAAGTGCTCAACGCGTAG
- the accC gene encoding acetyl-CoA carboxylase biotin carboxylase subunit has product MFKKILIANRGEIACRVIQTAKKMGILTVAVYSDADKEARHVELADEAVHIGAAPSRESYLQADRIIAACKQTGAEAVHPGYGFLSENEAFARKVEEEGIAFIGPKHYSIAAMGDKIASKKLANEAKVNTIPGWNDAIETAERAVEIANDIGYPVMIKASAGGGGKGLRVAFNDKEAFEGFTSCRNEARNSFGDDRVFIEKFVEEPRHIEIQVLGDSHGNVIYLNERECSIQRRHQKVIEEAPSPFISDETRKAMGEQAVQLAKAVKYQSAGTVEFVVGKDQSFYFLEMNTRLQVEHPVTECITGLDLVELMIRVAAGEKLPLTQAEVKRNGWAIECRINAEDPFRNFLPSTGRLVKFQPPTETMFASDTEHLQGVRVDTGVYDGGEIPMYYDSMIAKLIVHGKDRQHAIARMREALNGFVIRGISSNIPFQAALLAHPKFVAGDFNTGFIAEHYGKGFHAEDVPHADPSFLIALAAYVHRRYRARASGISGQLEGHGVKVGEQFVVVELGPEGKHVHHPVSVTDFHGKTGASSVAVGGKSYKIDSSFALGAVRVQGIVNDKPFTAQVERGAGKSPLALRVSHDGTQIEAMVLSPLGARLLELMPYKAPPDLSKFLMSPMPGLLVEVSVQPGQQVRAGEKLAVIEAMKMENVLFASQDGVVGKISAAKGESLAVDQIILEFN; this is encoded by the coding sequence ATGTTCAAGAAAATCCTGATCGCCAACCGCGGTGAGATCGCCTGCCGCGTCATCCAGACGGCCAAGAAGATGGGCATCCTCACCGTCGCCGTCTACTCCGACGCCGACAAGGAAGCCCGCCACGTCGAGCTGGCCGACGAGGCCGTGCACATCGGCGCGGCCCCGAGCCGCGAGAGCTATCTGCAGGCGGACCGCATCATCGCGGCCTGCAAGCAGACGGGCGCCGAGGCCGTGCACCCTGGCTACGGCTTCCTGTCGGAGAACGAAGCCTTCGCACGCAAGGTCGAGGAAGAGGGCATCGCCTTCATCGGGCCGAAGCACTATTCGATCGCGGCGATGGGTGACAAGATCGCCTCGAAGAAGCTCGCGAACGAAGCCAAGGTCAACACCATTCCGGGCTGGAACGATGCCATCGAGACGGCCGAGCGCGCCGTGGAGATTGCCAACGACATCGGCTACCCGGTGATGATCAAGGCCTCGGCCGGCGGCGGTGGCAAGGGCCTGCGCGTGGCCTTCAACGACAAGGAAGCCTTCGAGGGCTTCACCTCGTGCCGCAACGAGGCGCGCAACAGCTTCGGCGACGACCGCGTGTTCATCGAGAAGTTCGTCGAGGAGCCGCGCCACATCGAGATCCAGGTGCTGGGCGACTCGCACGGCAACGTGATCTACCTGAACGAGCGCGAGTGCTCCATCCAGCGGCGCCACCAGAAGGTGATCGAGGAAGCTCCTTCCCCCTTCATCAGCGACGAAACGCGCAAGGCCATGGGCGAGCAGGCCGTGCAGCTGGCCAAGGCCGTGAAGTACCAGAGCGCTGGCACGGTGGAGTTCGTGGTCGGCAAGGACCAGAGCTTCTACTTCCTGGAGATGAACACGCGCCTGCAGGTGGAGCACCCGGTGACGGAATGCATCACCGGCCTCGACCTGGTCGAGCTGATGATCCGCGTGGCGGCCGGCGAGAAGCTGCCGCTGACGCAGGCCGAGGTGAAGCGCAACGGGTGGGCGATCGAGTGCCGCATCAATGCCGAAGACCCGTTCCGCAATTTCCTGCCGTCGACCGGCCGGCTGGTGAAGTTCCAGCCGCCGACCGAGACCATGTTCGCGAGCGACACCGAGCACCTGCAAGGCGTGCGCGTGGACACGGGTGTGTACGACGGCGGCGAGATCCCGATGTACTACGACTCGATGATCGCCAAGCTCATCGTGCACGGCAAGGATCGCCAGCATGCGATTGCCCGCATGCGCGAGGCGCTCAACGGCTTCGTGATCCGAGGCATCAGCAGCAACATCCCGTTCCAGGCGGCGCTGCTGGCGCATCCGAAGTTCGTGGCGGGCGACTTCAACACCGGCTTCATCGCCGAGCACTACGGCAAGGGCTTCCATGCCGAAGACGTGCCGCATGCCGACCCGTCGTTCCTGATCGCGCTCGCGGCTTATGTGCATCGCCGCTATCGCGCGCGCGCATCGGGCATCAGCGGGCAGCTCGAAGGCCATGGCGTGAAGGTGGGCGAGCAGTTCGTGGTGGTGGAGCTGGGGCCGGAAGGCAAGCACGTGCATCACCCGGTTTCCGTTACCGACTTCCACGGCAAGACCGGCGCCAGCTCGGTGGCCGTGGGCGGCAAGAGCTACAAGATCGACAGCAGCTTTGCGCTGGGCGCGGTCCGCGTGCAGGGCATCGTCAACGACAAGCCCTTCACCGCGCAGGTGGAGCGCGGCGCGGGCAAGAGCCCGCTGGCGCTGCGGGTGTCGCACGACGGCACGCAGATCGAGGCGATGGTGCTGTCGCCGCTGGGCGCGCGGCTGCTGGAACTGATGCCCTACAAGGCGCCGCCTGACCTGAGCAAGTTCCTGATGTCGCCGATGCCGGGCCTGCTGGTCGAGGTGTCGGTTCAGCCGGGGCAGCAGGTGCGTGCCGGCGAGAAGCTTGCCGTCATCGAGGCGATGAAGATGGAAAACGTGCTGTTCGCTTCGCAGGACGGCGTGGTCGGCAAGATTTCGGCGGCCAAGGGCGAATCGCTCGCCGTCGATCAGATCATTCTGGAGTTCAACTGA
- a CDS encoding acyl-CoA carboxylase subunit beta: protein MQELIEQLEKRRAQARLGGGQKRIDAQHAKGKLTARERIELLLDDNTFEEWDMFVEHRSVDFGMAEQKIPGDGVVTGYGMINGRLVFVFSQDFTVFGGALSEAHAEKICKVMDQAMKVGAPVIGLNDSGGARIQEGVASLGGYADVFQRNVMASGVVPQISMIMGPCAGGAVYSPAMTDFIFMVKDSSYMFVTGPEVVKTVTHESVTAEELGGAITHTTRSGVADMAFENDVEALMMLRRLYNYLPLNNREKPPVRLGNNGLGDPADRPDYSLDTLVPDNPNKPYDIKELILKVVDDGDFFELQPDYAKNIVIGFARMEGQTIGIVANQPLVLAGCLDIKSSIKAARFVRFCDAFNIPVVTFVDVPGFMPGTGQEYGGIIKHGAKLLYAYAECTVPKITVITRKAYGGAYDVMASKHLRGDVNLAWPRAEIAVMGAKGAVEIIFREDKNDPEKLAAREAEYKARFANPYVASARGYIDDVILPHETRKRICRSLVMLREKKLENPWRKHGNIPL, encoded by the coding sequence ATGCAAGAACTGATCGAACAACTCGAAAAGCGTCGCGCGCAGGCGCGTCTCGGCGGCGGGCAGAAGCGCATCGACGCGCAGCACGCCAAGGGCAAGCTCACGGCGCGCGAGCGCATCGAGCTGCTGCTCGACGACAACACTTTTGAAGAGTGGGACATGTTCGTCGAGCACCGCTCGGTCGACTTCGGCATGGCCGAGCAGAAGATTCCCGGCGACGGCGTGGTCACCGGCTACGGCATGATCAACGGCCGCCTGGTGTTCGTGTTCAGCCAGGACTTCACCGTCTTCGGCGGTGCGCTCAGCGAGGCGCATGCCGAGAAGATCTGCAAGGTGATGGACCAGGCCATGAAGGTCGGCGCACCCGTCATCGGCCTGAACGACTCGGGCGGCGCGCGCATCCAGGAAGGCGTGGCCTCGCTCGGCGGCTATGCCGACGTGTTCCAGCGCAACGTGATGGCCTCCGGCGTGGTGCCGCAGATCAGCATGATCATGGGCCCCTGCGCGGGCGGCGCCGTGTACTCGCCGGCCATGACCGACTTCATCTTCATGGTGAAGGACAGCAGCTACATGTTCGTCACCGGCCCCGAGGTGGTGAAGACCGTGACGCACGAGAGCGTCACTGCAGAGGAGCTCGGCGGCGCCATCACCCACACCACGCGCAGCGGCGTGGCCGACATGGCGTTCGAGAACGACGTCGAGGCGCTGATGATGCTGCGCCGCCTGTACAACTACCTGCCGCTCAACAACCGGGAGAAGCCGCCGGTGCGCCTGGGCAACAACGGCCTGGGCGACCCGGCCGACCGGCCCGACTATTCGCTCGACACGCTGGTGCCCGACAACCCGAACAAGCCCTACGACATCAAGGAACTGATCCTGAAGGTGGTGGACGACGGCGACTTCTTCGAACTGCAGCCCGACTACGCGAAGAACATCGTGATCGGCTTCGCCCGCATGGAAGGCCAGACCATCGGCATCGTCGCCAACCAGCCGCTGGTGCTGGCGGGATGCCTGGACATCAAGAGCAGCATCAAGGCCGCACGCTTCGTGCGCTTCTGCGACGCCTTCAACATTCCGGTGGTCACCTTCGTCGACGTGCCAGGCTTCATGCCGGGCACGGGGCAGGAGTACGGCGGCATCATCAAGCACGGCGCCAAGCTGCTCTACGCGTATGCCGAGTGCACGGTGCCGAAGATCACCGTCATCACGCGCAAGGCCTACGGCGGCGCCTACGACGTGATGGCCTCCAAGCACCTGCGCGGCGACGTCAACCTGGCTTGGCCGCGCGCCGAGATCGCGGTGATGGGCGCCAAGGGCGCGGTGGAAATCATCTTCCGCGAGGACAAGAACGACCCCGAGAAGCTCGCTGCCCGCGAGGCCGAATACAAGGCCCGCTTTGCGAACCCGTATGTGGCCAGCGCACGCGGCTACATCGACGACGTGATCCTGCCGCACGAGACGCGCAAGCGCATCTGCCGCTCGCTGGTGATGCTGCGCGAGAAGAAGCTCGAGAATCCGTGGCGCAAGCACGGGAACATTCCACTGTGA
- the meaB gene encoding methylmalonyl Co-A mutase-associated GTPase MeaB: MLNTAQALERAVAETDGMAQRRAIAKAITLLESTRADHRAQADELLTALLPRTGNSFRLGISGVPGVGKSTFIETLGLLLIGKGHRVAVLTIDPSSTVSGGSILGDKTRMERLSVHERAYIRPSPSSGTLGGVAEKTREAMLVCEAAGYDIVIVETVGVGQSETAVAGMTDMFVLMQLPNAGDDLQAIKKGVMELADLVVINKADIDKDAATRAQAQITSALRLFGHQGNPDHAHAVHDAHSGAEVRFWLPRVLQLSALANTGVDAFWEAVTQFRQLQTANGKLGKRREKQATAWMWERIDAGLKQAFRLHPQVRELLPQLTQQVAQGTLPASTAARSLLAAAAITARP, from the coding sequence GTGCTGAATACGGCACAGGCGCTCGAACGCGCCGTCGCCGAAACCGATGGCATGGCGCAGCGGCGCGCCATCGCCAAAGCCATCACGCTGCTCGAATCGACGCGCGCCGACCACCGCGCGCAGGCCGACGAACTGCTGACCGCGCTGCTGCCGCGCACGGGCAACTCGTTTCGCCTCGGCATCTCGGGCGTGCCGGGCGTCGGCAAGTCGACCTTCATCGAAACACTGGGGCTGCTGCTGATCGGCAAGGGTCACCGCGTGGCGGTGCTCACCATCGATCCGTCGTCCACCGTGTCGGGCGGCTCCATCCTGGGCGACAAGACGCGCATGGAGCGCCTTTCGGTGCACGAGCGCGCCTACATCCGCCCCAGCCCCTCGAGCGGCACGCTCGGCGGCGTGGCCGAGAAGACGCGCGAGGCCATGCTGGTGTGCGAAGCCGCCGGCTACGACATCGTGATCGTGGAGACCGTCGGCGTGGGCCAGAGCGAGACGGCAGTGGCCGGCATGACCGACATGTTCGTGCTGATGCAGCTTCCCAACGCCGGCGACGACCTGCAGGCCATCAAGAAGGGCGTGATGGAGCTGGCCGACCTCGTCGTCATCAACAAGGCCGACATCGACAAGGACGCCGCCACGCGCGCGCAGGCCCAGATCACTTCGGCGCTGCGGCTGTTCGGCCACCAGGGCAACCCCGACCACGCACACGCGGTGCACGACGCGCACAGTGGCGCCGAAGTGCGCTTCTGGCTGCCCAGGGTGCTGCAGCTCAGCGCGCTCGCCAACACCGGCGTCGACGCATTCTGGGAAGCCGTCACGCAATTCAGGCAACTGCAGACCGCCAACGGCAAGCTCGGCAAGCGCCGCGAGAAGCAGGCCACCGCGTGGATGTGGGAGCGCATCGACGCAGGCCTCAAGCAGGCCTTCAGGCTTCACCCGCAGGTGCGCGAGCTGCTGCCGCAGCTCACGCAGCAGGTGGCACAGGGCACGCTGCCGGCATCGACCGCGGCGCGCAGCCTGCTCGCCGCGGCCGCCATCACGGCCAGACCATGA